Genomic segment of Polycladomyces abyssicola:
AAGCACGACATTGGAGATTTTGTGCGTCACGTAATCATAGCGGCGGAGCACCCGTTTTTTGCTGGTCGCACTGGTACCGTCCAGGTGGATCAACGCTTTGTTGGTAAAGCAGTACTCATCCGATTTCGACTTGATCAGAAAATAGATTTTCTCGCCGTCTTCATGCATCAAATAATCATCGGCGTCCACCTTGTCGTAATCCTTCGGATAGATCACGGACCCGATATCGCTCAATCCCAATACGTCGGCTGCCACTTTCCCAAACACGTTTTCCCAACCCTTCTTTTTGAGAATGATTGAAAAATTTTTCACTATATCCAACCATGATTATAACATGAATGGGAAAATTGTCATATACGAGAGAAAGGATTTCATACAAAGCCCCGTCCGATCAGCGGCCAACTTTTCGGACGGGGCTTCTTCGTGCGGGATTCCCACAAGTTATCCACAGAGTTATCCACAACCCGTGGAGGAATTGTGGAAACATCCGTTCCGGCACCACAGGGCATCCCATACCAACAACGGCATCTTTATTCGCACCAAAAGCAAAAATGAACGGATCAATGCTGTTTCATCCGCCGTACCTTCAAGATTCATTTCCGCCCACAAAGGTGTTTCATAGCGGCAAAGCATACTGAGTGCAAACAGGATGGCATAGTGGACCAACAGCTCGGGGAGGAGTCCGCATACGGCGTTTTCCCCGGTATAGACAAAGGTTTGATTCGTCAGGGAAGCGCGAAACCAGGGGTGTACCTCTTCTAACCGGGTCGGTTTGTCATGATCGGATTGCAGTTGAAAGGATACGCGGCCATTATTGGCGGATAAGAGGATGAATGTATGATTCCCCGCTTTCTTTGATCCGTTCAATCGTCGAATCCAGCCGTCAGGCGTCAAGTGCAATGCATCGAGTAATTTTTCCGAAACCGAGTAAAAAGGGGTTGTAACATCCTCTTCGTGACAGATGATCGGGTACAGCGTAGTGTGCCCATAAAGAAACTGGTACGTTTCCTGCAATTCCGGAATCAATCCCCATAATTCCTTCAGAAACAACACTTCGCCCTCCAGTCCCCATATCCCAAACAGGCCAAGCAGCAAAGGGAACAATCCCTCCTTTTGCACACGCACTTCTTCGTCCCGAAAGCGGAACAAGCTTTTTTTCCGTTTGCGTGTAGAGAGTCCGTGCCGCAGGACCGATGTGTTTTGGGGATAATCAGGCATCCGTGACAGTACGATCGCCTTCATCAAATGCATCATGCCATAATAGGCGGGAAGTGGTTGAATCAGCGGGTCACATGTCCGTAGGGAGTGGATGGTCTCCCGGCCAAGTGTGAGGTAATAGCGGAACGGTTGGGAACTGAGATATGCCGCCCTTTCCGCATTTTCTACTCCCTGTTCCCGGTAGCGTTCGGTCAAAAACCGCTTGGCCGCGGGTTCATTTTCCAACCGCAAAAACAGCGACCAGACGGTTTCTTCCGTCGGATGGATCACGGGGATACACCTCGAATGTCAATGTTTTATTAGTTTGTCCGGTTCGTGGAAAGCCATGCTTTGTTTAGAAAATTCGACCTTGCACTACTCCGTGAAAATCGCGGGTTTTGTCTTGACGGACCGATTAAGTGTTTGTTACACTTGCACAAACTATCATTCGGAAACTTAAACAAAAAAGGGGATCGGATGCACCCATGTGGGATGACAAATTTGCCAAGGAAGGTCTCACGTTTGACGACGTTTTGCTGATACCCAACAAGACAGACGTGTTGCCGCGCGACGTGGATGTTTCCACCAAGCTGACGGACAAGATCAGGTTGAACATCCCGTTGATCAGCGCAGGCATGGATACGGTGACGGAAGCGCCGATGGCCATCGCGTTGGCCCGGCAAGGTGGTATCGGTATCATCCACAAAAACATGAAAATCGAGGAACAGGCAGAAGAAGTGGATCGCGTCAAGCGTTCCGAGAGTGGAGTCATCACCAATCCTTTTTATCTCCATCCCGATCACAAAGTGTATGAAGCGGAAGAATTGATGTCGAAATACCGGATTTCCGGTGTGCCGATTGTGGATGAAAAGCGGAAACTGGTAGGTATCATTACCAACCGGGATTTGCGCTTTGTCCACGATTATTCCACGCCGATCAGCGAAGTGATGACCAAGGAGAATCTGGTCACGGCGCCGGTCGGCACCACGCTGAAAGAAGCGGAAGGCATCCTGCAAAAACACAAGATCGAAAAACTGCCCTTGGTGGACGAAAACGGTGTGCTGAAAGGACTTATCACCATCAAGGACATTGAAAAAGCCACATTGTTCCCCCATGCCGCCAAAGACGAGCAGGGCCGCTTGTTGGCCGGTGCGGCGGTCGGTGTATCGCAGGATACGTTTAAGCGAGCGGCGGCGCTCGTGGAAGCGGAAGTGGACGTGTTGGTGGTGGATACCGCGCATGGCCATTCCAAGGGTGTGCTGGAGACGGTGGCCAAACTTCGGGAGATGTTCCCCGA
This window contains:
- the guaB gene encoding IMP dehydrogenase; translated protein: MWDDKFAKEGLTFDDVLLIPNKTDVLPRDVDVSTKLTDKIRLNIPLISAGMDTVTEAPMAIALARQGGIGIIHKNMKIEEQAEEVDRVKRSESGVITNPFYLHPDHKVYEAEELMSKYRISGVPIVDEKRKLVGIITNRDLRFVHDYSTPISEVMTKENLVTAPVGTTLKEAEGILQKHKIEKLPLVDENGVLKGLITIKDIEKATLFPHAAKDEQGRLLAGAAVGVSQDTFKRAAALVEAEVDVLVVDTAHGHSKGVLETVAKLREMFPDLVIIAGNVATAEGTRDLIEAGASIVKVGIGPGSICTTRIVAGIGVPQITAIYDCATVAREYGVPIIADGGIRYSGDIVKAIAAGAHAVMLGSLFAGCEESPGESEIYQGRRFKVYRGMGSLGAMQAGSKDRYFQENVRKLVPEGIEGRVPYKGPVADTVYQLIGGLRAGMGYCGVKNLDELRENTRFIRITNASLRESHPHDIQITKEAPNYHL
- a CDS encoding YaaC family protein, yielding MIHPTEETVWSLFLRLENEPAAKRFLTERYREQGVENAERAAYLSSQPFRYYLTLGRETIHSLRTCDPLIQPLPAYYGMMHLMKAIVLSRMPDYPQNTSVLRHGLSTRKRKKSLFRFRDEEVRVQKEGLFPLLLGLFGIWGLEGEVLFLKELWGLIPELQETYQFLYGHTTLYPIICHEEDVTTPFYSVSEKLLDALHLTPDGWIRRLNGSKKAGNHTFILLSANNGRVSFQLQSDHDKPTRLEEVHPWFRASLTNQTFVYTGENAVCGLLPELLVHYAILFALSMLCRYETPLWAEMNLEGTADETALIRSFLLLVRIKMPLLVWDALWCRNGCFHNSSTGCG